Proteins from a genomic interval of Niabella soli DSM 19437:
- a CDS encoding GNAT family N-acetyltransferase, with protein MDLQFLTATSESDFNAGRQLFRAYAASLPFDLSFQGFEEELASIEVQYGAPEGALVLGFDRLVPVACAGIRRWNETTAELKRMYIDPACRGQKLSVRLMAIALEKALQLGYEKMVLDSVGSMKAAIHLYESFGFEKIAPYRFNPFEDAVYMEKRLKEE; from the coding sequence ATGGATCTACAATTTCTCACAGCAACATCGGAATCCGATTTTAATGCGGGCCGGCAATTGTTCAGGGCTTATGCTGCTTCGCTGCCGTTTGACCTGTCGTTCCAGGGTTTTGAAGAAGAGCTGGCATCTATTGAAGTGCAATATGGAGCGCCGGAAGGGGCGCTGGTATTGGGTTTCGATAGGTTAGTACCTGTTGCCTGCGCCGGCATCCGCAGGTGGAATGAAACAACAGCCGAACTAAAACGGATGTATATTGATCCTGCATGCCGTGGACAGAAACTGAGTGTCAGGCTTATGGCAATTGCCCTGGAAAAGGCGTTGCAACTGGGCTATGAAAAGATGGTGCTGGATTCTGTGGGCTCCATGAAAGCGGCGATCCATTTATACGAATCCTTTGGGTTTGAAAAAATTGCCCCCTATAGATTTAATCCTTTTGAGGATGCGGTTTATATGGAAAAGCGGCTGAAAGAAGAGTAG
- the ygiD gene encoding 4,5-DOPA-extradiol-dioxygenase: MQIKELNKITTFLDNTEKMPVLFLGHGSPMNAIEENEFVQGFRDIKKEIPQPNAILCISAHWETRGTFLTAMENPPTIHDFGGFPKELFAVQYPAPGSPELAAATKALIKGTEAGLTDQWGLDHGAWSVIKHLYPEADVPVIEMSLDHYKTPQWHYDLAGELKQLREKGVLIIGSGNMVHNLGRVAWGHFNTDNYAYDWALEAKEKMKDFILDDDHQSLVNYDKQGPAFQLAIPSPEHYMPLLYALALKDDRDNIKLFNDKAVAGSLTMTSLKIGTV, translated from the coding sequence ATGCAAATAAAAGAATTAAATAAAATAACGACTTTCCTGGATAATACGGAAAAAATGCCGGTATTGTTTTTAGGACATGGAAGTCCGATGAATGCGATTGAAGAAAATGAGTTTGTGCAGGGCTTTCGCGATATAAAAAAAGAAATTCCGCAGCCGAATGCTATTCTTTGCATCAGTGCGCATTGGGAAACCCGCGGTACCTTTTTAACGGCGATGGAAAACCCGCCAACCATTCATGATTTTGGAGGGTTCCCAAAAGAATTGTTTGCTGTACAATACCCGGCCCCCGGTAGCCCAGAGCTGGCAGCCGCAACAAAAGCGCTCATCAAAGGAACGGAAGCGGGGCTAACTGATCAATGGGGGCTGGATCATGGCGCCTGGAGCGTAATCAAACATTTATACCCCGAGGCAGACGTACCGGTAATAGAAATGAGCCTGGATCATTATAAAACACCCCAGTGGCATTATGATCTGGCGGGGGAATTGAAACAGTTGCGGGAGAAAGGGGTGCTTATTATAGGCAGCGGCAATATGGTGCATAACCTGGGCCGTGTGGCCTGGGGGCACTTTAACACGGATAACTATGCTTATGATTGGGCGCTGGAAGCAAAAGAAAAAATGAAGGACTTTATTCTTGACGACGATCATCAATCGCTGGTTAATTACGATAAACAGGGCCCCGCTTTTCAACTGGCTATTCCTTCACCGGAGCATTATATGCCGTTGTTGTATGCACTGGCATTAAAAGATGACAGGGATAACATAAAACTTTTTAACGACAAGGCCGTAGCCGGATCGTTGACGATGACCTCGCTGAAAATCGGAACCGTCTGA
- a CDS encoding DUF1003 domain-containing protein, with amino-acid sequence MASKIRNAARLEHIADIATRWIGSTSSLLVHTLLFIVSFLLPALHVTTFDKMLLVLTTLVSLEAIYLAIFIQMTVNKNSLDIENIQEDIEEIQEDVEEMQEDVEEIQEDVEEIQEDMEELQENAEEDTPAIVHEPHKGSTTPTPDQKLLHIQQLLQQLQQEIEALKEQR; translated from the coding sequence ATGGCATCAAAAATACGTAATGCAGCAAGACTGGAACATATAGCAGATATCGCCACAAGGTGGATTGGTTCCACCTCTTCTTTACTGGTACATACGCTGTTATTTATTGTGTCTTTTTTATTACCTGCCTTACACGTTACCACATTTGATAAGATGTTGCTGGTGTTGACCACCCTGGTTTCGCTGGAAGCTATTTACCTGGCTATTTTTATACAGATGACGGTTAATAAAAACAGTCTCGATATTGAAAATATCCAGGAGGACATCGAAGAAATACAGGAAGATGTAGAGGAAATGCAGGAGGATGTGGAAGAGATACAGGAGGATGTAGAGGAGATCCAGGAAGACATGGAAGAACTGCAGGAAAATGCAGAAGAAGATACGCCCGCCATTGTTCATGAACCGCATAAAGGTTCAACTACACCCACGCCTGATCAGAAACTCCTGCATATCCAACAACTGCTGCAACAATTACAGCAGGAAATTGAGGCCTTAAAAGAGCAGCGGTAG
- a CDS encoding glycoside hydrolase family 130 protein has translation MKQNLLTLVLILFGISGIAQAPLPSWALGPFVRPRPAKPVIIPDNQHSFLDPMSGKKVAWMSNAAFNPAAIVKDNKIVVLFRAEDVSGENKIGGHTSRIGVAESTNGIAMKIHPVPVLYPDHDGQQAIDWPGGSEDPRVAQTENGTYVLLYTSWNLKTPRLSVATSRDLIHWTKHGPAFKTAWEGRFANRPSKSASIVTKLVNDKQVIAKINGKYLMYWGEYFVNPAVSDDLINWTPLLDEKKELLRVIAPRNGYFDSDLTECGPPALLTDKGILLVYNGKNSTGNKGDTKYAAHSYCAGQVLFDKKDPAKVLGRLDKPFLYPTESFERSGQYAAGTVFTEGLVYYKGKWFLYYGCADSRVGVAIFDTKGK, from the coding sequence ATGAAACAAAATCTCCTGACTTTAGTATTAATCCTTTTTGGCATTTCCGGTATTGCACAAGCGCCACTGCCCTCCTGGGCTTTAGGACCTTTTGTGCGCCCCAGGCCTGCAAAGCCGGTGATTATTCCGGACAATCAGCATAGTTTTTTGGATCCTATGTCGGGGAAAAAAGTGGCCTGGATGTCTAATGCTGCTTTTAACCCTGCCGCCATTGTGAAGGATAATAAAATCGTTGTGCTTTTTAGAGCTGAGGATGTTAGCGGGGAAAATAAGATCGGCGGCCATACCTCGCGGATCGGAGTGGCGGAAAGCACCAATGGTATCGCTATGAAAATACATCCGGTGCCGGTGTTGTATCCGGATCATGACGGGCAGCAGGCTATTGACTGGCCGGGAGGATCGGAGGACCCGAGGGTTGCCCAAACGGAGAACGGCACGTATGTGCTTTTATACACTTCCTGGAATTTAAAAACGCCGCGGCTTTCGGTGGCTACCTCCAGGGATCTGATACATTGGACCAAACATGGCCCCGCGTTTAAGACCGCATGGGAAGGTCGTTTTGCGAACCGCCCCAGCAAATCGGCCTCCATTGTAACAAAACTGGTAAACGATAAACAGGTCATCGCAAAAATAAATGGCAAATACCTGATGTACTGGGGCGAGTATTTTGTAAACCCGGCGGTTTCCGATGATCTTATTAACTGGACGCCGCTATTGGATGAAAAAAAAGAATTGCTCCGGGTCATTGCCCCCCGGAACGGTTACTTCGACAGCGACCTTACAGAATGCGGCCCTCCGGCATTGCTTACCGACAAAGGGATTTTACTGGTCTACAACGGCAAAAACAGCACCGGCAACAAGGGAGACACTAAGTATGCTGCACATAGTTATTGCGCCGGGCAGGTATTGTTTGATAAAAAAGATCCGGCTAAAGTGCTTGGGCGTTTGGATAAGCCCTTTTTGTACCCGACGGAGTCCTTTGAGCGATCGGGACAATATGCTGCGGGCACTGTTTTTACTGAAGGACTGGTTTACTATAAGGGCAAATGGTTTTTATACTATGGTTGCGCTGATTCCAGAGTGGGGGTGGCAATATTTGATACAAAAGGAAAGTGA
- a CDS encoding LytR/AlgR family response regulator transcription factor — protein MPAAVIIDDEPNNIENLSLLLANYCPQISIIGHAGNADEGVRLIKNSHPDLVFLDIQMPGKTGLDLLKTFTRPSFEVIFVTAFDQYAIQAIRFSAIDYLLKPVHIDELIQAVDKALAHIETKKQNERLENLLQLLENKSLPKIAVPSKKETLFIDVAAILFCEASNNYTFIHLTNGQKHLSSKPIFEYEELLQYHGFLRSHQSYIVNRAYIQSWIREGGDRLLLTGGAAIPVSRNKKETIKKAIAFK, from the coding sequence ATGCCGGCCGCTGTTATCATAGACGATGAACCCAATAATATTGAGAATCTCTCTTTATTACTTGCCAATTACTGCCCACAGATCAGCATTATTGGGCACGCCGGCAATGCCGATGAGGGCGTGCGCCTGATAAAGAACAGCCATCCTGATCTTGTTTTCCTCGACATACAAATGCCGGGTAAAACGGGGCTTGATCTTTTAAAAACCTTTACCCGCCCCTCCTTTGAAGTGATCTTTGTAACGGCCTTTGATCAATATGCGATACAGGCGATCCGGTTTTCAGCTATTGATTATTTGTTAAAACCGGTTCATATAGATGAATTAATACAAGCCGTTGATAAAGCCCTGGCACATATTGAAACAAAAAAACAAAACGAACGGTTAGAGAATCTTTTGCAATTGCTGGAAAACAAAAGCCTGCCTAAAATTGCAGTGCCTTCAAAAAAAGAAACATTGTTTATAGATGTGGCCGCCATTTTATTTTGTGAAGCCAGCAATAACTACACGTTTATACATCTTACAAACGGGCAAAAGCATTTGTCTTCCAAACCCATTTTTGAGTATGAAGAGCTGTTGCAATACCACGGCTTTCTCCGCAGTCATCAATCCTATATTGTGAACCGGGCTTATATTCAAAGCTGGATCCGGGAAGGAGGCGACCGTTTGTTGCTAACAGGCGGCGCGGCTATTCCGGTATCCAGAAACAAAAAAGAAACTATAAAAAAAGCAATTGCCTTTAAATAA
- a CDS encoding sensor histidine kinase — protein MKKLILFCLLLAVTKAHSQIDWKNYSTSFYPTLGVAVPYNGTYSNCTTKIVGIAHWNPQYKIAIDSSLTDLTPLSFVYDTAGIYFLIPQVNKNNTDDFEYSVLLNNKTVITPWTHINQFTQTAIGGIPLGSGITGSYSANWGNYVVMHLRSHKGKIISSWVVYWQLQTPEISLLYTSNNPLEFSKIVNNKDLFANGPREIGWHRQYANIPDGQKKVLKLPYNENSILLKIDASIYKKEALEYRLESNGKIIRDWGPNEYDNNHILLKNLDPGDYLIRIRFKRQPQSIKEFHFSITPAWYQTAIFKIACFAFIIFLFALLLFIFRYRKQQQRIKKVKEEFEKTQERLQQIYARLNPHFTFNALSSIQGLVNKNDIPNANKYLSSFSTLLRETLQESKLDLIPLDKELKNLQGYIELEQLRCAFVYNLTIDPLLQPSIAQIPPFLLQPFVENAIHHVFSKSGSNGILTISVLREKENMQIRIQDNGTGFNVSSYREGYGLGLSKERIAILNKGYGNPLIQLSIKSDATGTTLSLLFLNWL, from the coding sequence ATGAAAAAATTAATCCTTTTTTGTTTGCTACTGGCAGTTACCAAAGCCCACTCACAAATTGACTGGAAAAATTATTCCACATCGTTCTATCCCACACTGGGTGTTGCCGTTCCCTACAACGGAACCTATAGCAATTGCACAACTAAGATTGTCGGCATTGCCCATTGGAACCCACAATATAAAATTGCTATAGATAGCTCCCTTACCGATCTGACGCCTTTAAGTTTTGTTTATGACACGGCAGGAATTTATTTTTTGATCCCGCAGGTTAATAAAAACAATACTGATGATTTTGAATATAGCGTTTTGCTGAATAATAAAACCGTCATCACTCCGTGGACCCACATCAATCAGTTTACACAAACAGCCATCGGAGGCATCCCGTTGGGTAGCGGAATTACCGGCAGTTACAGCGCCAATTGGGGCAATTACGTTGTTATGCACCTCCGGAGCCATAAAGGAAAAATCATTTCCTCCTGGGTAGTTTACTGGCAATTGCAAACGCCCGAAATCAGCCTTTTGTACACCTCCAATAATCCGCTTGAGTTTTCAAAAATTGTAAACAATAAAGACCTTTTCGCGAATGGCCCCCGCGAGATCGGCTGGCATCGTCAATATGCGAATATACCCGATGGGCAAAAAAAGGTTTTAAAATTACCCTATAACGAAAATTCCATTTTACTAAAAATTGATGCGTCAATTTATAAAAAAGAGGCCCTGGAATACCGCCTGGAATCGAATGGAAAAATAATACGGGACTGGGGACCGAATGAATATGATAACAATCATATCCTGCTGAAAAATCTTGATCCTGGCGACTATCTTATCCGCATCCGGTTTAAGCGACAACCCCAAAGCATCAAGGAATTCCATTTTTCAATAACCCCGGCATGGTACCAAACGGCAATCTTTAAGATTGCCTGTTTTGCGTTTATTATATTCCTGTTTGCACTTTTATTATTTATATTTCGCTACCGCAAACAACAACAGCGGATCAAAAAAGTAAAAGAGGAATTTGAGAAAACACAGGAAAGGCTGCAACAGATTTATGCCCGGCTCAATCCGCATTTTACATTTAACGCCCTCAGTTCCATACAAGGGCTTGTTAATAAAAATGATATCCCAAATGCAAACAAATACCTGTCTTCTTTTAGTACATTATTGAGGGAAACCTTACAGGAAAGCAAACTGGACCTGATTCCCCTGGACAAAGAATTAAAAAACCTGCAGGGCTATATAGAGCTGGAACAACTGCGTTGTGCATTTGTTTATAACTTGACCATCGACCCACTCCTCCAGCCTTCTATCGCCCAAATCCCTCCCTTCCTGCTGCAGCCCTTTGTAGAAAACGCGATCCATCATGTCTTTTCAAAATCCGGCAGCAACGGAATTTTAACGATCAGCGTGCTTCGCGAAAAAGAAAACATGCAGATCCGAATACAAGATAACGGCACGGGTTTTAACGTATCTTCATACCGGGAAGGTTATGGCCTGGGGCTGTCGAAAGAAAGGATTGCTATTTTAAATAAAGGCTATGGCAATCCGCTTATTCAACTATCGATCAAAAGCGATGCAACAGGTACAACCCTTTCTTTATTATTTTTAAACTGGTTATAA
- a CDS encoding lipoprotein signal peptidase encodes MKAGKLSTSVIVILLILVVDQVVKIYIKTHYPVGEVTRLFGMDWARIHFIENSGMAWGWKFGNEAGKVALTLFRLAAVIFGSFLLVKFAKEKYTRGFMICVALIYAGALGNLIDSMFYGMLFDKGLHFDPAFGDYIGYEGIAKFGGHGYASFLHGSVVDMLYFPMVKTHYPSWFPGVGGEPFEFFAPIFNIADAAISTGVIALLVFQKRFYKKVEEPAAITKTEIREEQVS; translated from the coding sequence ATGAAAGCTGGGAAATTAAGTACGTCGGTCATTGTAATCCTCCTCATTCTGGTGGTAGACCAGGTGGTGAAGATCTATATAAAAACACACTATCCGGTTGGAGAAGTAACCCGCCTGTTTGGCATGGACTGGGCACGCATTCATTTTATTGAAAACTCAGGCATGGCCTGGGGGTGGAAATTTGGTAATGAAGCCGGCAAAGTGGCGCTGACGCTGTTTCGCCTGGCAGCGGTGATCTTTGGCTCCTTTTTGCTGGTAAAATTTGCAAAAGAAAAATACACCCGCGGCTTTATGATCTGCGTAGCGCTGATCTATGCCGGGGCCCTGGGAAACCTGATCGACAGTATGTTTTACGGGATGCTCTTCGACAAAGGACTGCATTTTGATCCGGCCTTCGGCGATTATATTGGTTATGAAGGTATTGCGAAGTTTGGCGGACATGGCTACGCTTCGTTTTTACACGGCAGCGTAGTGGACATGCTTTATTTTCCCATGGTTAAAACCCATTATCCCTCCTGGTTTCCGGGGGTGGGCGGCGAGCCGTTTGAATTTTTTGCCCCGATCTTTAATATAGCCGATGCCGCCATCTCCACCGGGGTGATCGCCCTGCTGGTATTTCAAAAGAGATTTTATAAGAAAGTTGAGGAACCGGCTGCAATTACAAAAACCGAAATCAGGGAAGAACAGGTAAGCTAA
- the feoB gene encoding ferrous iron transport protein B, whose translation MEKKPLHIALVGNPNSGKSSLFNSLTGLNQKVGNFPGVTVDKKTGFTKIGPFSAEIIDLPGTYSLYPRRLDEEVAYKVILNQDKAVKADAIVVVADASNLKRNLLFCSQIIDLKRPVVMALTMMDLARKKGIHININEMERELGIPIVAVNPRKNKGIDNLKKAIEMISGNLYRPPVHDFIAIESLAPKAIEQVKTLVPGISSYEGVHYLINHETFALPNELQDQIEETERRNAFNPTKTQAEEILQRYQRIGNIMSLSVTVPDPNRKNIVTERLDNIFLNRFWGYIILLGVLFFMFQCVFLIASYPMDWIDSGTAAFSGWLGQVLPESQLTDLLINGIIAGLGGIIIFVPQIMILFGLIALLEDTGYMARISFLTDRVMRSVGLNGKSVMPMISGFACAVPAIMSARSIENRKERLLTILITPLMSCSARLPVYVILVGLVIPQKYLLGFISLQGLVMMGLYLLGVVFALLVAYIAKFFIRSKEKSYFILELPTYRSPRWRNALETMIEKAKIFVLQAGRIIMIISVILWFLSSFGPSQRMHTIEQQYKTALVQPNADTTAAAEARSAAKLENSYAGIMGKALEPAIRPLGYDWKIGIALFTSFAAREVFVGTMATLYSVQDDKGENKALRDKMDQATFADGSKVFTLATGVSLLIFYVFAMLCMSTLAVVKRETGSWKWPLIQLAYMTGLAYVLSFLVYQLLK comes from the coding sequence TTGGAAAAGAAGCCGTTACATATAGCATTGGTAGGAAACCCGAATAGCGGGAAGAGCTCGTTGTTCAATTCCCTTACCGGTCTCAATCAGAAAGTAGGAAATTTCCCGGGTGTTACTGTTGATAAAAAGACCGGCTTTACAAAAATTGGTCCATTTTCTGCAGAAATTATTGATCTTCCGGGAACCTATAGTTTATACCCGCGCAGGCTGGATGAGGAGGTGGCCTATAAAGTTATTCTCAACCAGGATAAAGCGGTAAAAGCGGATGCCATTGTGGTGGTAGCCGATGCCAGTAACCTGAAACGGAACCTGCTTTTCTGCAGTCAGATCATCGATCTGAAGCGCCCTGTGGTGATGGCCTTAACCATGATGGACCTGGCCCGTAAAAAAGGTATTCATATAAATATCAATGAGATGGAGCGGGAACTGGGCATCCCGATCGTTGCCGTCAATCCCCGTAAAAATAAAGGCATCGACAACCTTAAAAAGGCCATCGAAATGATTTCGGGCAATTTGTACCGCCCCCCGGTTCATGACTTTATAGCTATCGAATCATTGGCTCCTAAAGCCATAGAGCAGGTAAAAACCCTGGTACCCGGCATCAGCTCGTATGAAGGGGTGCATTACCTGATCAACCACGAAACCTTTGCCCTGCCAAACGAATTACAGGATCAGATCGAGGAAACAGAACGGCGAAACGCTTTTAACCCTACTAAAACCCAGGCGGAGGAGATCCTGCAACGATACCAGCGCATCGGTAATATCATGAGCTTATCCGTAACCGTTCCGGATCCTAACCGGAAAAATATTGTTACGGAGCGGCTGGATAATATTTTCCTGAACCGGTTCTGGGGATACATTATTCTGCTGGGGGTATTATTTTTTATGTTCCAGTGCGTATTCCTGATCGCCTCTTATCCAATGGATTGGATCGATTCAGGCACCGCGGCCTTTAGCGGATGGCTGGGACAGGTATTGCCGGAAAGTCAGCTTACCGACCTTTTGATCAATGGCATTATTGCCGGACTGGGGGGCATCATCATTTTTGTGCCCCAGATCATGATCCTTTTCGGACTGATCGCTTTGCTGGAAGACACGGGTTATATGGCCCGGATCAGCTTTTTGACCGACCGGGTGATGCGCAGTGTAGGGCTCAATGGCAAAAGTGTAATGCCGATGATCAGCGGGTTTGCCTGCGCGGTTCCCGCCATTATGAGTGCGCGCAGCATCGAAAACCGCAAAGAACGCCTCCTTACTATTTTGATAACGCCCCTCATGAGCTGCTCGGCCCGGCTGCCGGTATATGTAATCCTGGTGGGGTTGGTCATTCCGCAAAAATACCTGCTCGGATTTATCAGTCTGCAGGGCCTGGTGATGATGGGGTTGTACCTGTTGGGTGTCGTATTTGCCTTATTGGTAGCCTATATTGCCAAATTCTTTATCAGGAGTAAAGAAAAAAGCTATTTCATACTGGAATTGCCCACTTATCGTTCACCCAGGTGGCGGAATGCACTGGAAACAATGATTGAAAAAGCAAAGATCTTTGTGTTGCAGGCGGGAAGGATCATTATGATCATCAGCGTTATTCTTTGGTTTTTAAGTTCGTTCGGTCCCAGTCAGCGCATGCATACTATCGAGCAGCAATATAAAACGGCCCTTGTACAACCCAATGCTGATACAACAGCGGCAGCCGAAGCCCGTTCGGCAGCAAAGCTGGAAAATTCCTATGCCGGCATCATGGGCAAAGCCCTTGAACCCGCTATTCGCCCGCTGGGTTACGACTGGAAAATAGGCATTGCCTTGTTCACTTCCTTTGCCGCCCGCGAGGTTTTTGTGGGAACGATGGCCACTTTATATAGCGTTCAGGATGATAAAGGCGAGAACAAGGCGCTGCGCGATAAAATGGACCAGGCCACTTTTGCCGACGGCTCAAAAGTATTTACCCTGGCCACCGGGGTGTCGTTATTGATCTTTTATGTTTTTGCCATGCTCTGTATGAGCACCCTTGCTGTTGTAAAGCGCGAAACGGGCTCCTGGAAATGGCCCCTTATACAGCTTGCGTATATGACCGGCCTGGCCTATGTGCTTAGCTTTTTGGTTTACCAGTTACTAAAATAA
- a CDS encoding FUSC family protein, whose protein sequence is MDYIKEYRQFVTSYYFNEAIRITVGITFPSIVLSYFGELETGLIVSLGALCVSAADIPGPISERRSGMFAALALIFCVDLITGFAHTNQWITGVVICSLSFSLGMLGVYNARTNAVGFAGLLVMVLTLYHKATGWGVVEDGLYLLFGGLWYIGLSLLLNGARPYRVIQQALGDCIISIGDYLKTRSYFYSEGVDYDKTYSNLMLQQQKVQDKQILVREMLFKSRNIVKSVTTTGRGLLVLFIESVDLFEKANATFYNYESMHKRFDGTTILPHFQKVILSMVDELYEIGVSIQGGSRSRVTRDLNEEMRGLKTHFDTFVNRHRNADNLEALINMRKILQSLEDMTLRLYTLHHYTRYDRVKPDIKLADNYNSFLEKSDLDRDLIRENLSLQSNTFRHALRLSIAMTTGFVVARLLQLEYSYWILLTAMVILKPTYSVTKQRNYQRVMGTVIGALGGIGLLFLVDTPTARFVVMILLMIATYSFMRTRYLISVTFMTAYIMILFFLLDSKNFHIVIENRVLDTIIGSVIAFLTTYLIPSWEKKQVKTYMITALQKTAAYFATVSRAYTNGDPDVSHKLSRKEAFVAQANLSGTFQRMLSEPKSKRQHIKKLHKFVVMIFTINSHIATLAHYSKQLAPKYRSQHFEPVIANILQELENTVAILSEDATSINPRANDTKQLKSEVNQLLERRKLELEQGLLNTETRIKLAELKPIIDQFLLISRATGDLNTIAAEITEFKPAAEDNAPLPLSVAS, encoded by the coding sequence ATGGATTATATAAAAGAATACCGGCAGTTTGTAACCAGCTATTACTTTAATGAAGCAATACGGATCACTGTGGGTATTACGTTCCCATCCATTGTCCTGAGCTATTTTGGCGAACTGGAAACGGGTTTGATCGTATCACTGGGCGCGCTATGCGTTAGCGCGGCAGATATTCCCGGCCCCATAAGCGAGCGCCGGTCCGGCATGTTTGCAGCGCTGGCACTTATTTTTTGTGTAGACCTGATCACGGGGTTCGCCCATACGAATCAATGGATCACGGGAGTGGTTATCTGCTCCCTGAGCTTTTCGTTGGGTATGCTGGGTGTCTATAACGCACGTACCAATGCCGTTGGCTTTGCCGGCCTGTTGGTAATGGTGCTTACGCTTTATCACAAGGCAACGGGTTGGGGTGTTGTGGAAGACGGCTTGTATCTTCTTTTCGGCGGCCTTTGGTATATCGGGCTCAGTTTACTATTGAATGGCGCGCGCCCTTACAGGGTTATTCAGCAGGCATTGGGCGACTGTATCATTTCCATCGGCGATTATTTAAAGACCCGGTCTTATTTCTATAGCGAAGGCGTAGATTATGACAAGACCTACAGCAACCTGATGCTGCAGCAACAAAAAGTACAGGACAAACAGATCCTGGTACGGGAAATGCTGTTCAAAAGCCGCAACATTGTAAAATCGGTCACCACTACCGGCAGAGGATTATTGGTATTATTTATTGAATCAGTTGATCTTTTTGAAAAAGCCAATGCCACTTTTTACAATTATGAATCGATGCACAAACGGTTCGACGGCACCACTATCCTGCCTCATTTTCAAAAAGTGATCCTGAGCATGGTGGATGAACTGTATGAAATTGGCGTGTCTATCCAGGGTGGGAGCCGCTCCCGGGTGACAAGGGACCTGAACGAAGAAATGCGCGGATTGAAAACGCATTTTGACACCTTCGTTAACCGGCATCGCAATGCAGACAACCTGGAAGCATTGATCAATATGCGCAAGATCCTGCAGTCGCTGGAAGATATGACGCTGCGCCTGTACACCCTGCATCATTACACCCGCTATGATCGCGTAAAACCGGATATAAAACTGGCGGATAATTATAATTCGTTTCTGGAGAAAAGCGATCTCGATCGCGACCTGATCAGGGAAAACCTCTCTTTACAATCTAATACCTTTCGCCATGCGTTGCGTTTAAGCATCGCCATGACTACGGGGTTTGTTGTGGCAAGGCTGCTGCAACTGGAATACAGCTATTGGATCCTGCTCACTGCAATGGTGATCCTTAAGCCTACTTACAGTGTTACCAAACAACGCAATTACCAGAGGGTTATGGGCACGGTTATCGGCGCATTGGGCGGCATTGGATTGCTTTTTTTGGTTGATACGCCTACGGCGCGATTTGTGGTGATGATCCTTTTAATGATCGCCACCTATAGTTTCATGCGCACCCGTTACCTCATCAGCGTTACTTTTATGACGGCTTATATAATGATCCTGTTCTTTTTGCTCGACAGCAAGAACTTTCATATCGTTATCGAAAACCGTGTGTTAGATACGATCATCGGGTCGGTTATAGCATTTTTAACCACTTACCTCATTCCTTCCTGGGAAAAGAAACAGGTAAAAACCTATATGATCACGGCCCTGCAAAAGACGGCTGCCTATTTTGCAACCGTTTCCCGGGCCTATACCAACGGGGACCCTGATGTTAGTCATAAGCTAAGCCGGAAAGAAGCCTTTGTTGCCCAGGCCAATCTTTCGGGAACTTTTCAACGCATGCTAAGTGAGCCCAAAAGCAAGCGGCAGCACATAAAGAAACTGCACAAATTTGTGGTGATGATCTTTACCATTAATTCCCATATTGCTACGTTAGCGCACTATTCCAAACAACTGGCACCCAAATACCGCTCGCAGCATTTTGAGCCGGTTATTGCCAATATTTTGCAGGAGCTGGAAAATACGGTCGCTATCCTTTCAGAAGATGCTACCTCCATCAACCCCCGGGCCAATGATACCAAACAGCTCAAATCCGAGGTGAACCAATTACTGGAAAGACGCAAACTGGAACTGGAACAGGGGCTACTTAACACGGAAACCCGCATCAAGCTTGCCGAATTAAAACCCATTATTGATCAGTTCTTGTTGATCAGTCGCGCTACCGGTGATCTGAACACAATTGCGGCTGAAATTACGGAATTTAAGCCTGCGGCTGAAGACAACGCTCCACTGCCGCTTTCGGTGGCGTCATAA